The nucleotide window ttttgttgttgctgtAGGCTGTCATTTTCTCTGTGGCAGAAGTAACTTGTTGCTCTAAATCAGTGCCTTTGAAACGCCTTTTAAGATGCTCCTTCAGGTAGTGGGTCTTAATGCCTGTGATTGTAACAGGCTGTGTTTACACAGAGTGGAGCCTGAGGGACTGTGCTGTATTTGAGGCAGCGcttcctctgcttcccagcCTGGTACAAAGAAAGTCAAAGATAAGTTTCCAGTTGACTGATGCAACTTACTGTTTCTTCCCCTGCATCAAATTTGAGTTCTAAGCAGTCATGTATCTTGTCTGTTTTAAAACACTGAGTTCATGGCAAAAGTAATTTGTAAGATTCCACAACTGTGAATACAGTACTCATATTCTGAGAACTTTTCTGTagttttcagtgattttaaaacTTCGAATACTAATTGAGTTGTATatactgaaatgcaaaaatgaGTGTTTTGTAATACATTGTCCAAATgaaacagtcttttttttttagcatgaAGCTCCTTCAGCCAAGGTTTGCATTGTTGATTTTTCTGTCCCAGCTTGTATATCCGTTTTCCCCCATAGTTTGTATTTTACATGCCAAATGTCAAGTTTTTTATGTTGTAGGTAAAGACACTACTTCACTTTGACAGATAAATTAGTCAGAATGTATTTTATAATGTCTAAGCTTTATTGATTTTTGCACTTTTCAGGTTTTTGTGAAGTGTCATTTTGATTATAATCCTTATAATGACAACCTCATTCCATGCAAAGAAGCAGGTTTGAAATTTTCTAAAGGAGAAATTCTTCAGATTGTAAACCGGGAAGATCCAAATTGGTGGCAGGTTagtaaaaagattaaaataaataaaataaaaaactgaaaagcatcAGTAGTTGCCTTAATAATAAACTCTTCAAATTAAGATCTACTCCTGTTTAGCAGTagatacaagaaaaaatacctACACTGCAATCCAATTGCAAGTTAATACCAAGATATTAACAGTTGAAACACTAGtggaaatgaaatgttttaagtTGTGTATGtaacatttattttactgttagtgttgtttgttttgtatcaTAGTGTACAATTTCTAGAAAAAAGCCTTAGGTTGACTGTATTAATTGTGATAAGCCTTCTCTGTTAGTGACTGGGGAAGAAGTGGACCCCTTCCTGAGTGCTCAGAGttgaggagagagagagaggttaGTCTTAAGGATTTGAAGAAGGGTGAGAATAGCTGTTTGGAGAAGCTGTATCTTTCATTTCTACAGTGGTGGTCAGTGTCTGTGAGCATGTTCATAGTCACAGTTTGGCACTATTTCACATATTAACGGTTCATCCTGTTTTCAGGTCGTATTTCTACATTCAGTTGTTCAGTAGAAATGTAATCCGGTGcttctgttattttaattttttccaagaaattaTATACAGAATTAAACATCATCAGTGCCTTTGAAAGTGGGACAAGTGAATCTTTAAACACTTTTATCAACTGAGATACTCAGAATTGGAAGTGGCAAAGAATTTAGCATTATTAATTTCCCTTGCTACCCCTATGTTGTTCATCCTTTGCAAGGTAACAAGCAGTAGAGACAGACATTACTTGAGAACAGTATATATGACTTctttaaaagcaacaaaaatatttgaatatgcATCATCAACTGCTGAATTTTGTTACTTGTCAGTGACAGtaacaacagaaagaaagagaataaaaagtgTCAGGGAAGGCAGAAAATTTATTACTGCCAACTTAATTAGTTTCAGAAGTTCACACTCCAAAACTGTGGAGTAGTTTGACATTTAGCTACCATGCTGATTATTGTATTGCTTTTCAAATTCTCCAGCTGTAACTTGTGGGAGTCCAATAGAAATAAATCTTCAATACTCAATCAGTGGCAAAATTGAAATGTGCTAAATCGCTGTAGTGTATTGCCATGTGGATCATGCCCCTGGGAAGAAAACTTACTTTCTAGAAATGCCAGACTGTTAATGAGAACTTCATACTGTAAAAAATGAGTTAGTCGTAGGTAAAAGCATACAAGTTGAAAAGCAAACACTTCCTGTTAGCAAATGTAAGATTTATTCAAGCAAAAGATTTATGGAGAGTTACAACATTTTGTAACTGTGTGTTTGTATGCATTAAGCTTGCTGAGAACTGACCTTgccatgaaattattttatagagAATCTTAGCCAAATTTTCATTACTAGGAATACTTAAATCACTAAGATTTTAAATGTGTAGTTATTTAGTGCAAAAAGTTTCAGGGTATGATTAGGCATGTTGCTAATGGAATTTAGTGTGAAATAACAATTAATAAGCTGCACTGGAACCTGTTTGGAGCAGCTCAAGAATGCAAAATAAGTGTATTGAGTACTAGAAAATCTTGAAATTCATGACCTGTGAGTTCAGTATCTGGAGCCATAGAATTCCATTTTGGATTTTCATGCTAAACATTTATGGCTGTAGGAGCTTTCTAATGTAATGGGAACCAATAACAAAACTTGTATCTATTTAGTTTAAGTTTCTAAACTTCAATACTCAATGGCAAAACACTGTTCCTGTAAAGGAGAATTTTAATATCCACGTCTGAGTTTGAATTTCCAACTTTCAGTAGGAAATGTATCAATACTCACCACTGAGAAACTCTGGTATAGTGTTGAAGTCAGTCAACACCATGTTGATGAGAAAATGCTTCTCACAAGTTAcattttttgttgtatttttttccccaggctaGTCATGTCAAAGAAGGAGGAAGTGCAGGTCTAATTCCCAGCCAGTTCttggaagaaaagaggaaggcCTTTGTTAGGAGGGACTGGGACAACTCAGGTGAGATTTAGTGAATTCCAGGAATAGATTTTGTTTTAGCTCCATTGGTTTGGCTTTCCTGCCTTCATAAATAATAGAAAACTCCTGTGTGAGATTACACAGATATTGTGAAATGGTAAATACTGTATTTTGGCTTTGATTGAAGGACAAAGGCTAAAGTCTCTGCTTAGTATTCAAAGATACACGAATCAGTTTTGCCACCTGCTGATAAAAAGCTGAATGAGGTGGAACAGACATAGgaattaacttttctttttttaaattatgggGTTTGTAGTACACACTGAAAGTTCATAACCAAACAtgggttttttggttgctgTTTGCAAAGCCTTGTAGgacaataatattttttgtctctctttGTTAGGTTCTTCCTCTACCATTTGTGTATGTAAATAGATGCTTTCTCCTGCCTTAGAACATACAAAATTCTGAAATAGTCCCTATATATTAATTAATCTAAACTTCCATATATTCATGTAAATAAGCTTTGGGAAAACACATTTAACAAATATTGTGAGTTcgtctctttttatttttagggcCATTTTGTGGAACaataagcagcaaaaaaaagaagaagatgATGTATCTCACTACAAGAAATGCAGGTATCTCTTAATATTACATATGAGTCAAAGTTCTCAAGGCTTCTAAACTGTCAGTCTTGTGTATCCAAAGCGGAAGATTTAGAGTAAGATATTTGATTATAAATTTCATAGATCAGATagtttttattgtttaaaagCAATAGTAACCAATGAAAATATGGCCATGCTGAGTTACAGCATTTGATAGATGAAAGCCAGAGAAAACCTGGGtgttaaaagagaagaaaagctaaAGCTTTGTTGCCAACAGGTGGAGGGGATGGAATCCTTCCCTTCTACTCGTCATcagtgaggccacacctgaAGTGTACTGGACACCTCCCCAGCACAAGAGAGACTTGGGCATACAAAaatggtgaagggactggagatcTCTTCTGTGAGAAGAGgtctgagagagctgggactgttcagcctggagaagtgaaggcTCAGGGCAGGTCTCATCAATGTGTATAAAATACATGAAGGGAGAGCGCGAAGAGGGTCAAGCTGGGCTCTTCCAGAGTAGCTTAGTGACAGGGCAAGAGTCAACACAGGAGGTTCACTCTGAAtatcagaaaacactttttccactgtgagggtgactgggcactggcacaggttgtccagagaggttgtCTGGATGTGGTACTGGGCAACTATTTCTGGGTGGTCCTGCTTGGGCATTGCATTTGGACTGCATGCCCTCCAGAGGTAACTCCAACCTCAACtttcctgtgattctgtgaaagctCATTAATTGTTAATCACAGTTTTTCCCTTCTGGTCAAACTCAGATTTTTCTCCTTGGGAGTAAAGGTGAGAATCTGACCTTATGCTGTCTATGGAGGGATAAGTATTTCACTCCCAAACCAATTTCAAGCAAGAAGGCTTGTATCAGACTTACTGCCCTTTGAGTACTATTTATATTCATAGGGTCTGTTGAAATATAGCAGGACTGtttagtttttggtttttttcttactgtgctGACTGTGtattaaacattttttgtaCATTCTTTGATGCAGAATTTGATCGTCATGAAATCCAGATCTATGAGGAAGTAGCCAAAATGCCtccttttcaaaggaaaacactggTCTTGATTGGGGCCCAAGGAGTGGGGCGAAGAAGTTTGAAGAACAGGTTTATAGTACTGAATCCTACTAGGTTTGGAACTACAGTGCCATGTAAGTTTGTCAGCATTCCAATTGTCATCTCATACATTGTGTCTGTGATTATCTGGAAAATATCTGATGTTTATCCCAGTGACTTGGTGTAGGAGTAATTTTGTCAGAGTATAAAAATTGTATAGAGTGAGAAAATGAAAGGCTCTTCATCTTTTCAGACAACTGAACTAACATATGATgactgtgaaaatatttgtaactAGCAGTTAAATGTTAACTGATgccactgaaaataaatttttgtctGTGCAGTATTTCAGTCTGGGGGTTTCTTCAGTGTCAGTCACCACCTGTTGTTACTGAGGGGATTCTAGAAGTTTCTAGTAGCCTACTGTAATGAACAGCCAGTGGAGTTTCTCAGGTTTGCCTTTAGTTTTCGACCTGTGGAAGCAACCTAGACATTATAAATTGTTGCTTTAGTATGAGAAATGTAGGGAATAACAGTGaacttaaaataaaactcaagTGTTTGTGCTTTCCAAGATTTGTATAACAATctcatattttaatatatataatctGAAGCCCATggtctttcatttttttctccctattaACTGCAGAAAAAATGTTCCTCCCTTACTGAAGTATTGTTTTCTTGCCTTCTTTCAGATAATTTGCTCATTCACAAGACCTTTATTGTTTTAacttctcccttctttttcatTGCTGACCAGAGAAGTACTCCCTAAGCAACATTATTATTCTCTGCCATATGCTTTTCAGAATTTCAAAAAGAGTCTGTTCCCTTCTTTGCCCACTGTTTTCAGTGGGCAAAAAGTAGATCTGATAATAACAGGGGAGGGGGGACACATCTGAAAAATGAATTGTGCAGCATAAGGGAACCagtctttctcattttctgaatCTCTAACACCAAAACTGGCCAGGGTGCTTAGAATTGGTATGTAGGGCTGATATCAAGGTTGACTTCACAGTGTTACTTTTTTAAGGAAATCTTGCTCTGAGAACCTCATTATTTTATATTGGCAAAATAGTAAGAGACTTTTATTGCTTCTAAAATTCTAAAAAAGACCTTAGAATTACTTGTGTCTCTAAAATGCTGCGTAAATGCTTAAATATATATAAGTAATACAACACAGTGTTAAAGTGCTTTTACTTGGAGTTCTTGAACACCCTTCAAATGcataaaaattaacttttcccAATCTTGACAATCTAATCATGCACAGGCAGTACCTAATTTATTGTTTATAGAATCTCCTCTCTGCTATAGATATTAACTGGGACAATCAGTAATCTTAGTTGGTCTCAGTTTCTTCATTAGAAGAAAATTCCCCAAGTTATTCACAAACTGATATATATGGAATTTTTCAGGGGTTGGTAAATGGCTGAAATGGATCCTGTATGCAATAGGGAGAAGCATGTTCTTGGTGTTGAGTTCTAACCCAGCACATGGTGCTGTGGTTTCTCTTCAGTGCAGGTAGCTGAACTGCTGAGTCGTCTTCTGGCTGTAAACTGTTAAAGCCTGTTCTCTAAAATTTATATCAAGTGGTTATGATAGTaaattttttattgtattaataACCATTATAAACTTTCTTTAATTTaatcgtcaaaattttgggttttttgatcatggggcaaactctgtgttgcccagtctcatcaaaccagatgggcttcatttatctagggagggcaaaagaactgtagcccataagttggcagggttggttaggagggctttaaactaggtttgaagggggaagggacggcaactgggctctccagagataggcctaagggcatagagcccgagttgagaatgaaatcaatggcccagctgaagtgcatgtacaccaatgcacgcagtatgggaaacaaacaagaggagctggaagccatagtgcagcaggaaaactatgacatagttgctgtcacagaaacgtggtgggatgactcacatgactggagtgctgctatggggggctacaagctcttcagaaaggacaggcagggaaggagaggtggaggggtggctttctatgttagagagtctcttgactgttgaagttgaggtcagcagtgacaaggttgagtgcctgtgggccagaatcaggggcaaggccaacaaggctgacacccttgtgggagtctgttacagaccgcccaaccaggatgatgaaggagatgaattattctacaagcagctggcagatgtctcaaaatctccagcccttgttcttgtgggtgactttaacctgccaggtATCtcctgggagcttcatactgcagagaagaggcagtcaaggaggttcctggagtgtatagagaacaatttccttcatcaactggtaaatgagcctaccaagggtaaggccccgctagacctatTGTttacagagaggggctggtagatgatgcagtggttggaggccgcctggggcatagtgaccatgaaataatagaattttcagtcctcagggatgtaaggagagccaccattaaaacctctactttggacttccagagagcagattttggcctattcaaaaactgattcagagcataccctgggaaacaacccttaaaggcaagggggtccaggagggatggacatgttttaagaaggaaattttgagtgcacagcaacaggctgtcccagtgtgccgaaaggccagccggaggggaagacggccagcttggttaaatagggagattctgaaagaaatcagggataaaaagaaagtttacagactatggaaaaaagggctggctacaTATgtagaatttacagatagagctaagtcatgcaggaaaagaattagggaaagaaaagtggaatttgaagtaaatttggttatttcagttagggataacaaaacgtccttttataaatacattaataacaaaaggagggcaaggaaaacctccattctctgttggacttgaagggaaatacaGTTAAGGAAggtgaggagaaggctgaggtacttaacacctactttgcctcagttttcaccagtaagacaagtggccctcaagacaactggcctctaTAGCTGGTAGACAcggagagggagctgaatacacctcctgtattccaggaggaaatagttattgacttactgagccagctggatcctaacaagtctatgggaccagatgggatccatcccagggtgatgagggagctggcagaagagcttgccaaaccgctctccatcatcttccaacagtcctggctctctggggaggtcccagatgattggaggttggccaatgtcaccccaattcacaaaaagggctgcaagcaggaccctggcaactacaggcctgttagcctgacctccgtgcctggcagggttatggagcagttcatcctgagtgcaatcacacagcaccttcagggtggacaagggattagacccagccagcatgggtttaggaggggcaggtcctgtctgaccaacctgatctctttttacgatcaggtgacccacctggtggatgaggggaaggctgtggatgtggtctatctggacttcagcaaggcctttgacactgtctcccataatatactcctggaaaagctggtagcccatggcctggacaagtgtaccctctcctggattaagagctggctggagggttgggcccagagagtgctggtgaacggagctgcatccagctggtggccagtcaccagtggtgttccccaggggcctgtgttgggtccagtcctgtttaacatctttattgatgatttagatgaggagattgagtccatcatcagcaaatttactgatgacaccaagctgggagggagtgtcaacctgctggaaggcaggagggctttgcagagggatctgtatagacttgagagatgggctgattccaatgggatgaagttcaataaggccaagtgccgggtcctgcactttggccacaacaaccccctgcagcgctacaggctgggcacagagtggctggagagcagccaggcagaaagggaccttggagtactaactgacaggaagctcaacatgagccaacagtgtgcccaggtggccaagaaggccaatgggatcctggcctgtatcaaaaatagcgtggccagcaggaccagggaagtgatccttcccctgtactctgcgttggtgaggccacaccttgagtactgtgttcagttctgggcccctcagttcagaaaggatattgaggtgctggagcgagtccagagaatagcaacaaggctggtgaagggactggagcacaagccctatggggagaggctgagggagctggggttgtttagcctggagaacaggaggctcagaggtgacctcagcattgtctagaactacctgaagggaagttatagccaggtgggggctggtctcttctcccaggcactcagcaataggacaagggggcacgggctcaagctctgccaggagaaatttaagttggatatcagaaaaaaattctttccagagagagtaatcaggcattggaatgggctgcccagagaggtggtggattcaccatccctagagatttttaaatgcagattggacgtggcgctgggtgccatgatctagtaaatggactagagttggaccaagggttggactcgatgatcttggaggtcttttccaacccaatcgattctatgattctatgattctgttaaATTGTGGCTAAAACCAGATGTTCTGGCAGTATGTTTATCACTAATAGCTTCAGATCGTTTTCCCTGGGACTTGAGTTTTCTATCATATTAAAGTTGATAGGAATTAGTGGAAGGTGGAGATTGCTTTCCACATGTGTCAGCAAATTGGAACAAGTGCCAATACAAGTATTACCAAAGGAATCCATTCACTGCTAAGTTTAATATGTTGAAGCATTCAAATCTGATTAAATACAGGTACTGGGTAGTTAATAGGGTGATAGGACAGCAAAGTCAACAATAATAGTACAAtatgataatttattttatttttactttcttgcTTAATACCAATATCCAAGATAGTTGAAAATTTTTTACTTAAATATTGGCTTTAATCTTTCTGCATTTACCTTATTTTAAAGGGTAAGATGTCCTGCAAGGCAGAATTAGCTGGCTTCCCCTAGGATTCTGCAACAGTGGCTGGGCTGCTTCTGATGTTTCAGTAACTTTCTTTATAGCCAGCTGAGGTAATTCTACCCTGAATAACAGGGGTAAACACAATGAGGAAAGGTTTGAGGGGTGGGGTGAGGCAGTTTTTGTTGTGTCTTCAGTTATTTTCAGAAGTACATTTGGCATTTGAGAGTTAAACTTCCATTTGATTTCCAAGTCacttaaataattattttatgtgaATAAGTCAAAAGCAACATGAATGAGTATTGTATATGGTGTGAAGGAGTAATACAAAGGAAGGAGGCAAATGGGTGAGTAAGCAACACAGAGGAAAGAATAGAAATAAAGGAGGAGCGGTTCTCAGTTTTAAAACTTGCACTAGAATAATGAATTAATCTGTACATGGACAATTACAGCTGTATATTAATGTATATCATACTCTCCCTAATTTAATATGCAGTCCACTCTCATATTTGTATtccaaatataaaaagaaaacattcaatttatattttaaattttttgtttagTTACTTCACGAAAGCCAAGGGATGATGAGAAAGATGGGCAAGCGTACAGATTTGTGTCACGAGCTGAGATGGAGATGGATATTAAAGCTGGAAGATACTTAGAACATGGGGAGTATGAAGGAAATCTTTATGGCACCAAAATTGATTCTATCCTTGAAGTTGTTCAGACAGGAAGGACCTGCATCTTGGACGTAAATCCACAGGTATATAATTTATAGTTTACAAGTGTAGGAGTACAGCGTTGAAGAGGTAAAGAGGTATGCCTTGAAATTTGAAGGCTTCTTACCTGGTTTCATGATTACAATATCAGCTGGATTCATGCATTTGTGGCACCTCACTGGAATGAGTaagagaaagatggaaaaaaaccaacttaaaTTCTGCATGAAAAAAGAGTCTTGCAGAGTAGTAAATAATCTTTTTAGCCCAGGAAAGAATGATGTTGAGAATTTCAAAAGGCAGTATAGGAGTTTCTAATATAGAAGTAAAAATCTTTGCTTATATGTTCCTGTCTTTTCTAACAGGTTAGTTTTGCAGTGCCCCTTAAGTAAAAAAGGTATGTGGTGAGTCATTCTCAAACTTtgcagattttttcttttcctttgcttctagGCCCTGAAAATACTGAGGACTTCAGAATTCATGCCCTATGTAGTGTTCAttgctgctccagagctggagacTTTGCGAGCTATGCACAAGGCTGTGGTAGATGCTGGAATTACAACCAAACTTCTCACTGTAAGCAGAtgatttcttatttatttgcttttgctttgaacAGGTTAttctgagattttttaaaaaaatttacttttctttttagatggaattttttctgaaattaatgtCTGTAAGAAAAATTAGACAAGACTTTTGCTGATTACTTAGTAGAAGTTAATCAAATACTATGTATAAGGAAGATTGcttctttcttaaaaatagaCCTCTTAGAAGGAAGTGTTGATTACAAAAATTACTTGTGATGTGTTCTTTGGAAAGTGTCACCTTTGATTATTGGCAGCAAATGGTACATATTTCATGGTTCTTTTCATTGTTCTTTTATGCAAATGTCTTTTCTTCACTTTCCCCATCTCTTCCCCCACATAGTCTTTGTTCAGTTTTGTCTTATAATACCTGTGTGCTTTAAAAATGGAATCTGTAGTCCTTGGGAAAGATATTGCAGCTTATGTTAAAAAGACTGtgccaaacaaacaacaaaaaatcccaaccatCCAACAAAGAAATCCCCAATGAAAACAACCAATAATGCTGGTAGTCCTTGTtttcactgctgcagctctgagaaTGGCTGAGAGCTGCCAGAATAGGAAGTGTTGAACAGCTTCGCTTCCCCTGAAGTTCCTTGGAGTTGTCATATAAAGTGAAGTGTCCCATTTTATTTATTAGATCTTCCCTCCCTTTCTGAGACATGTGGTGTAGCAGAGGGAAATGAGACCTGCTTCCTCAAGCACAGCAGATTATAAATATTCTGTGTGGGCATGAActttcccagctgcaggagcaaagcaaagaaaCCAGATTGAGCAGTTAACAAAACTATCCTCTATGTTCTGCAAGACCTTCCCTGTCGAATTAAAACAGTGGTTTGCTGACAACTCACAAAGTGCTGCAGCTTAGTAGCAGTATCTTGAATAATGCTGATGGGGCATTCAAAGCAATAAAATGGGGAGTGGGTTAGTATTTCCACTAAATGAATGTGTGATTTTTAGTCATGGATTCTGGTGATTATACATTCTGGCATCTCTGTGGatgctcagcctttcctcctccctgccccaaaTGACCTCTGAATTTTGTGGTGCATATACAAGAAGGCAGTGTTAAAACTGTCCAGAGAAGTATAAACATAATTTCCTGCATTTCCTAATATTTGATTCCCTAAGGGACATCCTTCCCTCTGTATTTATTCTCCTTATGAATAATAAAGAGCGTAGTTACATTTCAAGTAGGCATTTATGTGTCTTTATGGGTTCTGAATCACGTCTGTGTGCATGTATATAGAGTATGATTTCCTATTTCATATTCTTGTGCTTCCTgaacaaatgaaaaccaaataTCATTTAAAGTATCATGTGCTGCTTGTTAATGGGTCTATTATTTCAAGCATTCTAAGCCATTCCATTACAAAAATCCTGGCTCTTGTAGTCATACATTTACTTGTTTCCTTCATTTACTGTGAAGGAAAGGCTATTCACAAACTTAGTTTTTCATTTTGGCTTTTGTATTGACAGTTGTATCTAGacttgaaaatatgaaatatcaTAAAGGGGGACAAATCTTGTGACTGCTTACAAACAAAAATTTTGTTGTGCAAAAGTTCACACACTTTTATTGATTTTCTTCAAAATCGCAAGATTCACAAACATTTTCTTGCCATAGTTAACATTATTGGCACAGCTTGTAACTTTTTTGGcccttttaatgtattttaactAAAGTTACATGTGGATGTAATGTAAactgaaaacttatttttaaagtatatacATAGCTTTAAATAGTCAGTTATGGTACTGAAAAGATATTTCACTGTATTTATAAGGATTTGCCAAGTCTTATCATCAAATCTTTAGTAAGATTTTGATTTAGTAATCCTTAAAAATCTCTTCCACAGGACACtgatctgaaaaaaacagtggATGAAAGTGCCCGGATCCAGAGGGCGTACAACCACTACTTTGACCTGACCATTGTCAATGACAACCTGGACAAAGCCTTCGAGAAGCTTCAGACGGCCATTGAGAGGCTGAGGCTGGAGCCGCAGTGGGTGCCCATCAGCTGGGTGTACTGAGGGTCTCGAGAGGGGCTTACGTAACAAATAACAGCAGCCAATGTGACATGTAGATACCGGT belongs to Pithys albifrons albifrons isolate INPA30051 chromosome 7, PitAlb_v1, whole genome shotgun sequence and includes:
- the PALS2 gene encoding protein PALS2 isoform X1, with the translated sequence MQQVLDNLTDLPTSTGAEEIDLIFLKGIMENPIVRSLAKAHERLEDSKLEAVSDNNLELVNEILEDISPLVNKDENIAELVGILKEPHFQSLLEAHDIVASKCYDSPPSSPEVNNSSVNNQVVPVDAIRILGIHKRAGEPLGVTFRVENNDLVIARILHGGMIDRQGLLHVGDIIKEVNGHEVGNNPKELQELLKNISGSVTLKILPSYRDTVIPQQVFVKCHFDYNPYNDNLIPCKEAGLKFSKGEILQIVNREDPNWWQASHVKEGGSAGLIPSQFLEEKRKAFVRRDWDNSGPFCGTISSKKKKKMMYLTTRNAEFDRHEIQIYEEVAKMPPFQRKTLVLIGAQGVGRRSLKNRFIVLNPTRFGTTVPFTSRKPRDDEKDGQAYRFVSRAEMEMDIKAGRYLEHGEYEGNLYGTKIDSILEVVQTGRTCILDVNPQALKILRTSEFMPYVVFIAAPELETLRAMHKAVVDAGITTKLLTDTDLKKTVDESARIQRAYNHYFDLTIVNDNLDKAFEKLQTAIERLRLEPQWVPISWVY
- the PALS2 gene encoding protein PALS2 isoform X2, whose amino-acid sequence is MQQVLDNLTDLPTSTGAEEIDLIFLKGIMENPIVRSLAKAHERLEDSKLEAVSDNNLELVNEILEDISPLVNKDENIAELVGILKEPHFQSLLEAHDIVASKCYDSPPSSPEVNNSSVNNQVVPVDAIRILGIHKRAGEPLGVTFRVENNDLVIARILHGGMIDRQGLLHVGDIIKEVNGHEVGNNPKELQELLKNISGSVTLKILPSYRDTVIPQQVFVKCHFDYNPYNDNLIPCKEAGLKFSKGEILQIVNREDPNWWQASHVKEGGSAGLIPSQFLEEKRKAFVRRDWDNSGPFCGTISSKKKKKMMYLTTRNAEFDRHEIQIYEEVAKMPPFQRKTLVLIGAQGVGRRSLKNRFIVLNPTRFGTTVPFTSRKPRDDEKDGQAYRFVSRAEMEMDIKAGRYLEHGEYEGNLYGTKIDSILEVVQTGRTCILDVNPQIFSFPLLLGPENTEDFRIHALCSVHCCSRAGDFASYAQGCGRCWNYNQTSH